The sequence below is a genomic window from Candidatus Margulisiibacteriota bacterium.
CTTTTGGGGAGATCTTAAATTTCCCCAAAAGATCGGCTACCGTTGATCCGGCCGCAACACTCCACTCTTTTCCGTTGACGGTAATTTTCATTATCCTAAAACCCTTTCCCAGTCTTTCCAAACTGGTTCATAGCCGGCAAGTTTAAGAGACCGCCCCACTTCACGCGGTGTTCTGGCATCGGCTATCTCAAACTGCTTGCCGTTTTTTTTCGCCAGCGCGTACCCTCCCGGCGAGGTCTTTGATCCGGCGCTCATTTGGGTAATGCCAAAACGGAAGATCTGGTCGCGGAACGCGGCCCGCTCCCTGGTCGACAGGGTAAACCCGATCTCCGGAAAAAGGAGCCGCAGGGCGCAGACCAGTCTAAGAAAGTCATCATCGCTAACCGGGTATTTGACCCGATAGTTGGTTTCGGCCGGATTGATCCTGGGGAAACTGACCTGAAACTGGGTCTGCCAGTGATTTTTGAGGAGGGATTGAAGATGCTCCGCCAGGCGGACCGCTTCATACCGCCAATCATAGAGACCAAGCAAAAAGCCCAGCCCAACCTTGCGCATACCAGCCCTCGCTCCTCTGGCCGGAGCTTCAAGCCGCCAGCCAAAATCCCGCTTGGGGCCATCCGGATGGACCGCCTGATAGGTCGGCCGATGGTAAGTTTCCTGATAAATAGCCAGGCCATCGACCCCGGCTTTGATCAGCTCACTATACCCCTCCTCCATCAGAGGATAGATCTCAACCGAAAGAGAAGCAAACATTTTTTTCAATTCCACGACCGCTTCTTTAATGTAGCTGACCGGCACTTTCGCCGGATCTTCGCCGGTCAGGATCAAAATGTGCTGAAAACCTTCTTTTCGCAAATATTCCGCTTCCCTGACCGCCTGATCAACCGTCAGGGTTGACCGTTTGATCCCGGAACGCCGGTTAAACCCGCAATAGACGCAGCTGTTGACGCATTCATTGGAAAGATAGAGGGGAGCGTAAAGCTGGATGGTCCGGCCAAAATGTTTTAAAGTCTCTTGATGGGCGGCCGCCTTTAACTCTGACAATTCCATCTCACCGTTAATGATCTTTTTAAAGGAATGGAGATTCATTTTTGCGACGGGCTCGAGGCTCTGGCGATCCTGCTGCCGGCAATGATCCCGGCAAGATACCCTTTTCGTCCGGCTTGAACTCCCAATTTGAACGCTTCCGCCATCGCAACTGGATCGTCTGCCGCGGCAATTGCCGTGTTGACCAGGACCGCGTCCGCCCCCATTTCCAACGCTTCGGCCGCATCGGCCGGACTTCCCAAGCCGGCATCAACCACTACCGGAACATTGGCCTGCTCAATTATTATAGCCAGACTCTCCCTGGTCTTGATCCCCTGGGCAGAGCCAATGGGAGACCCTAACGGCATAACTGTCGCGCAGCCGGCCTCGGCCAGCCGTTTGGCCAGGACCGGATCAGCATTAATATATGGAAGAACAGTAAACCCCTCTTTTACCAAAATTTCCGCCGCCTTGAGCGTTTCGATCGGATCAGGCAGCAGGAACCTTGGATCAGGCGTTACCTCAAGTTTGACCCAGGCGGGGAGACCAAAGGAACGGGCCAATCGAGCTAAACGGACCGCTTCATCAGCTGTTCTTGCCCCGGATGTGTTGGGGAGGATCAAATACTTTTTTGGGTTGATATATCCAAGAATATGGTCGTCCGGGTCATTTAGGTCAACCCGGCGGAGGGCGACCGTTACGATCTCCGCCTCCGAAGCCTCAATTGCTTTTTTCATCACTTTAGGTGACGAAAACTTACCGGTCCCAAGCAATAACCGGGAATTGAACTTTTTCTTGGCAATAGCGAGGAAATCCTTCATATTTCAAGTATACAAGAAATTGCGCGCGACCGCAATTTAGGCTAAAATGTTGTTTCATGCCACGAAATTATTATATTTCCGCGCGATTATTTCCGCGGTTAAATATCGTTTTGATCTTTATCCTTATTACGTGGATATTCCCTCCCCCCGGCTTCGCTCTTGATCTCAATACTCTCTGGCAACTCCCTTCCCCAGAAGCAGCTCCCAGGATCGCTCGCACTTATATTCAAGATGGGGTAAAAGTAAGCGAGGTCTATTACCCCAGCCGCCCTTACAAAGGGAAAACGGCTATTATTTTTGGTTATTATTGCGTTCCACTGTACGTCAAAGAAAAACAACCGGCGATATTGATCTCTCACGGCGGAGGAGGGAGCGCCAGCCTGCAGACCGGTCTCCGCTGGGCCAGGTATGGCTACGCCAATCTGGTCATTGATCTGCCTGGAAAAGGAAAACAACGGGAAGCCTCCCGCTCCACCGGCCCCGACATGGACGTTGAGAACCTGCTCTATACCGGAAAAGATTTGGAGAATAATTATCTCATTCATTCGGTCGCGGCGATCCGGAACGGCATCTCTTTTTTAGCCGGACAACCGGAAGTCGATCCGGAACGGATCGGGATGATCGGCCTTTCCTGGGGAGGGGTCAATGCGCTTCTGACCAATGGGCAGGAACCAAAATTAAAAGCGGTCGTCAATGTTTTTGGCGCAGGATTTATCCCCGAAGGGTGCACCTGGATGGACCAATTTACCAAAAAATCACCAGAAGAGATGGGGCGCTGGCATAAATACATCGACCCAAGCCGTTTCCTGGCAACCCAAAACGCTCCAATTCTGTTTATTACTGGAACAAACGATCATTGTTACTATCTCCCTACTTTTCAAAAAAGTTACCTTAAAATTAATGGGGAAAAGCAGCTTTGCCTGGTACCTAACCTGCGGCATCAATTTTATCCCAGGGATGAAAAGGTCGCCCTTGCCTGGCTAAACAGTAAGCTAAAGAATACCGGGACTTTTCCCGAAGTGACCATCTTGCCTTTCTTTGAAGAAAAAAAACCATATTTGATGATCTCCAACAAATTGACCATGAAAGAGCCCAAATTGCAGCGCGCTCCTGACTATTTAACTATTCCGGTCATGACCGACAGCAGAGCCGACATCAACAACCTGGTATTATATTATTCCGCGGGCGGGCCAAACCAATGGACAATAAAAAAATGGCATAGCTTAAAAGCCAATTACGGTAAAAATGGTTATTTCTTCAAGATCCCCCACCGCCTGATCGACCCGGAAATACTTTTTTTCACCTCCATAACCGATCTCGACGGCCGGACCTCTTCATCCCTGGCCCGCTCGCTATTTAAAATGACCCTGGAAAATGGGGAGCAAACTTATGCTGTTTCGCCCCCGCTTACCAGGACTTTTAAGCATGATCTCCCCATGACCTTGCTCAATGGAGAAAAAATAAGATCAAACAGTTATCTGGTCTATTCGCCAAAAACAAAGAGTTACCTGCTTTTCAGCAAAAAGATGAGGCGGGCGGAAAGATCGTTATTTAGAAAATGGCTCAGTACGCTCAAAATCTGGCAAATAGGCCTGCTGGCTCGTTAATTCCTGCGCGAAAATATTTCTCAGCCCAAGCTTTTCGGCATACGCCAGGACCGGCGTGTACTCCTCAATAGTAAGCGTCCGGGAAAGCTCTGGAAATTGGGAGGCCAAATGCCTGGGAGAATATTGGGCCATCAGACTGACCTGGATCTCCGGGGAAAGCGAGGCTAAATAACCAAGGACCCGCCGACTGCCGGAAATCCCGTTTGGCAAGACCAGATGACGGACGACCAACCCTTGGGGCCCCACCTGGCGGAACATTTCAAAGATCGCCGCTTTCGCGGTCTCAAAGTAATTCGGCGCGCCGGAATATTTCAGGGCGGCTTCGTCATCGCCATATTTAAAATCTGGAAGATAGATGTCGACCATGCCAGTGAGCGCTTCGAGGAGCTCCAGGCTATCGTAGCCGCTGGAGTTCCAGACTATTGGGAGTTTTAATCCTTGAGCGCGGGCTTGCTTTATCGCTTCAATGATCTGCGGGCCGTAATGGGTGGGAGAAACAAGATTAATGTTGTGTGCCCTTTGCGCCTGCAATTCCAACATAATTTCAACCAGTCCCGTCTCCCGTATCCCCGTGTCCCGTATACCCGTACTTATCTGATAATTCTGGCAAAAAACACAGCGCAGACTGCAGCGGGCAAAAAAGATGGTCCCTGACCCTTGAGTCCCGGAAATGATCGGCTCTTCACCATGATGGAGGCAATAAGAGGCGATTTCGATATCGGCGCCGGCCCGACAAAGACATCTCTCACCTGCTAAGCGATTCACTCCGCAGCGGTGGCCGCAGAGCCGGCAGTTCCTTATTTCTTCTGTCTGGCCGACCAAACCATACCGCCAACCGCCACCGCCAGTAAAATAAGAAGCAGCCAAATATTATGGGCGATCATTGAAACAATAATAGTAACCGCTGAAAGGATCAAAGCTGCCGGGAAAGTTGCCAGCCCGGAAACAAAACGGCCGGCGGTCCCTAAAAATGGTACGACTTTAAGCAAAGTATTGAGCGGCCCAAAGAACAAAAAGAGGCCAAACCACATCATCAGGAAGCCAATGAGCCTGACGGCCCAAAGAGCAGCTTTATGCTCGCCTTTCATTTTGGCCATGGCCTGTTCGCGGCTCCCGGCGATCGCCCGGAAAATGGTCCGCTCACCATCATAAACGTAAGGGACCAGGCTCGCCCCTTCGATCTGGCCAAAAACCGTGACATTTATATTACTGGGTATTATTGTGTAACTAAGACGAATATCCCCGATCCGCGGATCGGCGGTCGACCCCTGGCCGATAAACTGGGTATTACCCAGCAGATAGCCGCGCAAGAGCATCTCCGGCAATAACCTGAGCTCTTTACCGTCCGGCAGCTTCATTTCGCCAGGATCAAGATTATAGGCCCCGATCCTGGCCGAGCGGACAGTTAACTTGTCGCTATTCAGCGTCAGTGGCGGGTTTTGGTGGCCTTCTGGATACTTGAACCTGGTCGAATCGCCGGGAGAAGCGGTCCATTTCTTTTCGTACGCGTAGGTTGTTTTTGTTTCGCTCCCGCCGCCAAGCTTGTCTTCGGTCTTGCTGCTTTTATTCTCGACCCAGGCAAACATCTCGACTTTTCTCGCCAGCTGTAAATAATAGCCGGCCGAAAGGTAGCCCGGATCGCCGACTTTTTCAGTCGTCGTCAATGTTCCGGTCAGGGAAACGAATTTGCCGTTGTTGGCCGGATCAACTTTGACCGCCGCTACCGGCAGACTTGTCTTAACAACCTTAGAAAGGTCAACCGACCCTTCGTTGGTCCAAAGGACCCAAAAAGAAGCAAGAAACAGAATTATTCCCAATCCCACCCCAACAAATGAATCAAGCAGATTGCGCCCCCAGTTTTTGCTCGTCACTTCCGCAAATTGATCAGCCATGGTTTGCCTCCTGTTTCTCCGTCTGGACCAAACAAATTATAGGCGATAGTTATCGGACAATCAACGCTGTTGGGTTAAAATATATTTGGAAAAATCCTGGTAGCCAACGGTCCGGTCAACAAACCTCATCAGGTCAAAATTGACCCCGCCATAAAGATTGTGAGGATTACTCTCTCCGGCAGAAGAGATCCGTTCCCACCCAAAATAAAGACCAAGAGGTAAGCCGTCAAATATCCCCCGGTCCCAGCGGGCATCGAACCCAACCCCCCCACCGCGCAATTGCCGCCCCTCTCCGGCAATCACCCTCTCTCCGGACGGGACAAGGCCAAAATGCAAATTAAGTTTTTCCGGCAAATAGACGGAGCGCCCGTCGCCAAACGTGATAAAGCCGTCCCCGCTTAACCGGAACCGCCCGTCTCTTTGATCATCCATGGTTTTTGTATAGCTCCACTCGCCACTCGCTCTGACAGTTAAAGCTTTACCCGGAATATAGCTCAGAGAAAACCGTCCATCTGTCATAAAAGACGATCGCTCATAATAATACGGCAGATTATAAACCGACCCGCTGGTCGCGTATTTTGCCTGGCCGGCCGATTCCAGCTTGAATCCCCAGTAAGAAATATTGATATACCCCTGGGCCTGGCAACCGTCGATCACCTCCCCGCTAAAGAACGAACAATCCCCCCGACCGGAAAACTCAACGTATTCACTCTTAATTGCTCCGGTTTTACCGATCAATTGCGGGTTAAATCCCAATATCAATGGAACGCTGCTGCTATTTTCCTGAACGGAAACACCGAGCGAAGCGGTTGGCCGCACAACATCATGCAGAACAGGTGACAATTGATATGGAACCTGTCGGACAATAGTCCGGTCCTGAATAATGACTATTGTCACATCATTTAAGCCGGCTATGTGAGTGCCAGCCGCATCCAAAGCCACGATATTAAGCCGGAACGGGCCCGCTACTCGATCGGGAAACAAAGCGGCGAACTTGATCGGATCCAGGGTAATCGGTATCGATATTCGTCGATTATTGTCAAAAATCATTTCCTGACTTACAATGATCGGCTCAATGGCGTTAACGCCGGTCGCCGGCACGGTCAAGCGGATGATTTTTACCGATCCGACATTATCACCGACCACATGTAATGTTTGGCTCTGGTTGTTGGCCAAAAGTGTCGTTGGTGAAACGATCAGGCCAAGTGACAAAGAATCATTGACCAGCGTCAATGGCCAAATCTCTTCGCGATTACCATACTCCACTATCATTGACGCTTGATAGCTCCTCGATCCAACGATCCTTTTAGGATCAACCCGTAAAGCAATTGTAACTCTTTTTTTATCGGCCGAGATTTGATCTGGTGTTATGTTTATCGGATCGATTAGGTCAACGCGGTCGTTCGGCGTAACTACCCTGATTCGAGTGACAGAGCCCATGTCTTCCCCTACTATTGAAACCAATTGCGATCGATCATTAACGGCAATTGTCGCTGGTATGACAAAGGTTGTTAGTGGCGGCCGGCGGTCATCGATCACCGTAAAAGGGTAACTGGTTTCCGGGGTTCCATCAGAGTAAGCTACAACAATTGAAAAGTTGTATCTTTTTCCATGTCCCCCTGCCAAAACAACCGGCCCGTGGCTTACCAGCTGGTCAGGGTCAAGCTGCAAGCTGAAAGAGCGCATTTGCCGGTCAGGCGTTTCAACTGAAGCTAAGTTTGCAACCAAGTTATTGTTCTGATCGACCAGTCGAACAACGCTGATTTTATCTGCCTTCTCTCCAGTCAGTAAAACATTTATCGGTTGGTTGTTCGCGACTGTTGATTCGGGGAAGACCCTGCTGGGGAGAGGTGATGGGGCCGGCTGGTTTCGGTCAATAACCTCAAAAATGTCATTTTTTTCGATCGACGATTGATTCTTTCTAATAATTCTAAGCTTATATATTCCAAGCGACACATTTTGATCTAGAACAACCGTTAATGTTATCTTTTTGCGGCCATTCCATGAAGGGTCGCGGAAAAAGCCTTCAACATTAAGACGACTTCCGCTCTGATTTGTCAATTCGATCCGCTCAATCTGATTACTATATGGCAAATAATCTCCAATAATAGTCAAAGTAATCCTGTTTAGCTGGTTTGGTTTTCTGATATATGCTGGACTAACCGCATAAACATCTGGTGGTCTCGGGGGAGTGGTGGTTGGAGGAACTGGCGTGCCCGGCGTACAGTTTCCCGGTCCATTTTGGGCCAGATATTGGCTGCTCCTTTCTTCGCTTAATTCCCTAATAAGGCCAGTTAACTCCGCTGATATGAAATACAAATCTTCCGCGACCTGGTCTTGTTTCTCCACCCTTCCTTTATTAAGGACAAAAGGCTCACGATTATTCGACCAGTTTTGATCCACTCCTAAAGAAATCGGATTGACTGCCATTACTATTTAATCTCCTTTAACTATTGATATAACCTTATAACCTATCAAACAAATCAAAGAAAAATTTCAGGCTTTTCTTGACCTTTATCGGTTTAAACCTTTATACTTTAAAGATCATGCGCCAACAGACCAAAGCCTTATTAGATAAGGATAATCACTGTCTCTGGCATCCTTTCACCCAAATGAAAGATTGGCTGGCAAACGACCAGCTGATCATTGAAAAAGGGGACGGCGTATATCTCTGGGATACCGAAGGGAAGAAATACATCGACGGCTGCTCTTCCCTCTGGGTCACCGTCCATGGCCACAACAACAAAGCCCTTAACCAGGCGATCAAAAAACAGCTCGATAAAGTCGCCCACTCCACCCTCCTCGGCCTGGCCAATGTCCCGGCAATCGAATTGGCAAAGCAATTGGTCAAGATCACGCCAAAGGGGTTAAATAAAGTCTTCTATTCAGATAGCGGCTCAACCGCGGTCGAGATCGCCCTGAAGATCGCTTTTCAATATTGGCAGCAAAGGAAGGGACACGGAATACGGGGGACGGGGGACGGGACACGGAAAACTCATAAAACAAAATTCCTCACCTTAACCAACGCCTATCATGGAGATACAATAGGTTCAGTTAGCGTTGGCGGCATCAACCTCTTCCACAAAATCTACAAACCACTCCTCTTTAAATCGATCAAAGTTACGCCGGGAAACGTTGCCGAGCTAGAAAAACTCCTTAAAGCCAAACACCAGGAAATCGCGGCAATGATCGTCGAGCCGCTTGTCCAGGCGGCTGCCGGGATACTGTTGCAGCCCAAAGGATATCTTAAAGCGGTCCGCAGGCTCTGCTCCAAATACGGCATTCTGCTGATAGTCGACGAAGTGGCGACCGGTTTCGGCCGGACCGGCAAGATGTTCGCCTGCGAACACGAAGGGGTCAGCCCTGACCTGATGTGCGTCGCCAAAGGGATCACCGGCGGTTATCTTCCCCTGGCGGCCACTTTAACAACCGATCAGATCTATAACGCATTTCTTGGACACTTTGAAGAGAACAAGACCTTTTTCCACGGCCACACTTATACCGGGAATCCGCTCGCCTGCGCCGCCGCCCTCGCCTCGCTCAACCTGTTTAAAAAAGAAAAAGTCCTGGCGAACGTTAAGCAAATTTCCGCTTTGCTGGCTAAAGAGCTCCCCAGGTTTAATCAATTAGCACACGTTGGTGATATCCGCCAATGCGGGACTATGGTTGGGATTGAGTTGTTTGCTGATAAAAAGAGGAAAATCGCTTATTCCGCGAAAACCAGACTGGGGCACCAGGTCATTTTAGAGGCTCGCAAACGGGGAGCAATCCTTAGGCCGCTCGGCGACGTCATCGTCCTAATGCCCCCATTGAGCATCACCCAAAAAGAACTCAAAGAACTTCTCGCTATCACCCATGATTCAATTAAAGCCACGACTGAAAAGTAAAAAGGGAAACCGCGACGCCTGCCCGCCTATGGCGGGATATTGTCGCAGGTTTCCCTTTATATAAGACTACGCTCTTAGATATTAAAGCTCTGCGAAAAACCACCCTGGATATAGGCATTGGACGAAGTCACCGAGGTCGACTTGCTGGCATCCGGGAAAATGATCCGGTATTCAACCCCGGCGGTCATCCCGGCCAGAGCGAATTTAACCCCCACTTCCCCCTGATAGCCGGTCGTTGAACTGGTCGAACCACCGGCGCTTACCGAGTTATAGCTCAAACCGGCGCCGGCATATGGGGTAACCATATCGCTAAAGGTCTGGTGGTAGATCAGGTCAACGGAGATCGGCATATAAGTGGTAGAAACCCCTCCAACATCGTAGCTGGTCGTATCAACCGCTCCGCGGACCGATAGATTTTCGGTAATGCCATAATCGGCGCTCACCCCATACATCATCGACGTCGAACCGCCGCCATTATTGAACATCCCGGCCCGACCGGAGACATTGACCGTCCCGGCAAAAGAAACGGAAACCAGTAATCCCAGTGCTAATGCGGCAAC
It includes:
- the thiH gene encoding 2-iminoacetate synthase ThiH, with protein sequence MNLHSFKKIINGEMELSELKAAAHQETLKHFGRTIQLYAPLYLSNECVNSCVYCGFNRRSGIKRSTLTVDQAVREAEYLRKEGFQHILILTGEDPAKVPVSYIKEAVVELKKMFASLSVEIYPLMEEGYSELIKAGVDGLAIYQETYHRPTYQAVHPDGPKRDFGWRLEAPARGARAGMRKVGLGFLLGLYDWRYEAVRLAEHLQSLLKNHWQTQFQVSFPRINPAETNYRVKYPVSDDDFLRLVCALRLLFPEIGFTLSTRERAAFRDQIFRFGITQMSAGSKTSPGGYALAKKNGKQFEIADARTPREVGRSLKLAGYEPVWKDWERVLG
- a CDS encoding thiazole synthase, whose protein sequence is MKDFLAIAKKKFNSRLLLGTGKFSSPKVMKKAIEASEAEIVTVALRRVDLNDPDDHILGYINPKKYLILPNTSGARTADEAVRLARLARSFGLPAWVKLEVTPDPRFLLPDPIETLKAAEILVKEGFTVLPYINADPVLAKRLAEAGCATVMPLGSPIGSAQGIKTRESLAIIIEQANVPVVVDAGLGSPADAAEALEMGADAVLVNTAIAAADDPVAMAEAFKLGVQAGRKGYLAGIIAGSRIARASSPSQK
- a CDS encoding acetylxylan esterase — its product is MPRNYYISARLFPRLNIVLIFILITWIFPPPGFALDLNTLWQLPSPEAAPRIARTYIQDGVKVSEVYYPSRPYKGKTAIIFGYYCVPLYVKEKQPAILISHGGGGSASLQTGLRWARYGYANLVIDLPGKGKQREASRSTGPDMDVENLLYTGKDLENNYLIHSVAAIRNGISFLAGQPEVDPERIGMIGLSWGGVNALLTNGQEPKLKAVVNVFGAGFIPEGCTWMDQFTKKSPEEMGRWHKYIDPSRFLATQNAPILFITGTNDHCYYLPTFQKSYLKINGEKQLCLVPNLRHQFYPRDEKVALAWLNSKLKNTGTFPEVTILPFFEEKKPYLMISNKLTMKEPKLQRAPDYLTIPVMTDSRADINNLVLYYSAGGPNQWTIKKWHSLKANYGKNGYFFKIPHRLIDPEILFFTSITDLDGRTSSSLARSLFKMTLENGEQTYAVSPPLTRTFKHDLPMTLLNGEKIRSNSYLVYSPKTKSYLLFSKKMRRAERSLFRKWLSTLKIWQIGLLAR
- a CDS encoding radical SAM protein — encoded protein: MVGQTEEIRNCRLCGHRCGVNRLAGERCLCRAGADIEIASYCLHHGEEPIISGTQGSGTIFFARCSLRCVFCQNYQISTGIRDTGIRETGLVEIMLELQAQRAHNINLVSPTHYGPQIIEAIKQARAQGLKLPIVWNSSGYDSLELLEALTGMVDIYLPDFKYGDDEAALKYSGAPNYFETAKAAIFEMFRQVGPQGLVVRHLVLPNGISGSRRVLGYLASLSPEIQVSLMAQYSPRHLASQFPELSRTLTIEEYTPVLAYAEKLGLRNIFAQELTSQQAYLPDFERTEPFSK
- a CDS encoding TMEM43 family protein, producing the protein MADQFAEVTSKNWGRNLLDSFVGVGLGIILFLASFWVLWTNEGSVDLSKVVKTSLPVAAVKVDPANNGKFVSLTGTLTTTEKVGDPGYLSAGYYLQLARKVEMFAWVENKSSKTEDKLGGGSETKTTYAYEKKWTASPGDSTRFKYPEGHQNPPLTLNSDKLTVRSARIGAYNLDPGEMKLPDGKELRLLPEMLLRGYLLGNTQFIGQGSTADPRIGDIRLSYTIIPSNINVTVFGQIEGASLVPYVYDGERTIFRAIAGSREQAMAKMKGEHKAALWAVRLIGFLMMWFGLFLFFGPLNTLLKVVPFLGTAGRFVSGLATFPAALILSAVTIIVSMIAHNIWLLLILLAVAVGGMVWSARQKK
- the bioA gene encoding adenosylmethionine--8-amino-7-oxononanoate transaminase, with the translated sequence MRQQTKALLDKDNHCLWHPFTQMKDWLANDQLIIEKGDGVYLWDTEGKKYIDGCSSLWVTVHGHNNKALNQAIKKQLDKVAHSTLLGLANVPAIELAKQLVKITPKGLNKVFYSDSGSTAVEIALKIAFQYWQQRKGHGIRGTGDGTRKTHKTKFLTLTNAYHGDTIGSVSVGGINLFHKIYKPLLFKSIKVTPGNVAELEKLLKAKHQEIAAMIVEPLVQAAAGILLQPKGYLKAVRRLCSKYGILLIVDEVATGFGRTGKMFACEHEGVSPDLMCVAKGITGGYLPLAATLTTDQIYNAFLGHFEENKTFFHGHTYTGNPLACAAALASLNLFKKEKVLANVKQISALLAKELPRFNQLAHVGDIRQCGTMVGIELFADKKRKIAYSAKTRLGHQVILEARKRGAILRPLGDVIVLMPPLSITQKELKELLAITHDSIKATTEK
- a CDS encoding porin family protein, which produces MKKVFVAALALGLLVSVSFAGTVNVSGRAGMFNNGGGSTSMMYGVSADYGITENLSVRGAVDTTSYDVGGVSTTYMPISVDLIYHQTFSDMVTPYAGAGLSYNSVSAGGSTSSTTGYQGEVGVKFALAGMTAGVEYRIIFPDASKSTSVTSSNAYIQGGFSQSFNI